One Streptomyces sp. RPA4-2 genomic window carries:
- a CDS encoding YceI family protein, producing MFHPEEATVSRPAPHEEPTGVYIIDPVRSAIGFSARRAMIADVRGNFTDFEGLLKLDGARPTRSEVYLSAQTGSADTGCRERDAYVTGPELLDSATFPLLSFRSTGVLDAGDDRLRLAGFLRIKDVELPFHLGLELRATSRDAYGRDRVGFAGTLTARRSAPAPGENPAPGAGVLLTGDRVKLTLDICAVRTRPGQSR from the coding sequence ATGTTCCACCCCGAGGAAGCCACCGTTTCCCGTCCCGCTCCCCACGAGGAGCCGACCGGCGTCTACATCATCGACCCGGTCCGCAGCGCGATCGGCTTTTCCGCCCGACGCGCGATGATCGCCGACGTACGCGGGAACTTCACCGATTTCGAGGGGCTCCTCAAACTCGACGGAGCCCGTCCCACCCGGTCCGAGGTCTACCTCAGTGCCCAGACGGGCAGTGCGGACACGGGTTGCCGGGAGCGCGACGCGTACGTCACCGGCCCGGAGTTGCTGGACTCCGCGACGTTTCCTCTCCTGAGCTTCCGTTCCACCGGAGTCCTCGACGCCGGTGACGACCGGCTTCGCCTGGCGGGGTTCCTCCGGATCAAGGACGTCGAACTTCCCTTCCACCTCGGCCTCGAGTTGCGTGCGACGAGCCGGGACGCGTACGGACGCGACCGCGTCGGCTTCGCAGGTACGCTCACCGCGCGGCGGTCCGCCCCTGCCCCCGGCGAGAACCCGGCTCCGGGAGCAGGTGTTCTTCTGACCGGTGACAGGGTGAAGCTGACCCTCGACATCTGCGCCGTGCGGACGCGGCCGGGTCAGTCCCGGTGA
- a CDS encoding ubiquinol-cytochrome c reductase cytochrome b subunit produces the protein MSGGSQEQPVGRGPAGERIADWASVRLGMRGRVRERTRRAFPDHWSFMLGEICLYSFLVIVVTGVYLTLFFHPSMKEVTYQGSYAPLRGQRVSEAFDSTLHISFDVRGGLLIRQVHHWAALVFVAAMLVHMMRVFFTGAFRKPRELNWVFGFLLLVLGMFAGLTGYDLPDDLLSGTGLAVVNGTILSLPIVGTYLSMFLFGGEFPGDDLVARFNTLHVLIIPALMAGLVVAHVVLALRHRHAQYPGPGRNNRNVVGLPRRARAVKSAGYFFLVAGGLLLMGAFAQINPVWQYGPHRADQVSAGSQPDWYMGVADGLLRVMPGWEVDLWGHTLALDNLIPLLAGAGLFLAMGAYPFIEAWVTGDRRDQHVLDRPRNRPVRLGLGAAWIGFYLVALIGAANDIIAIRLHVGVESVTWAVRVALFVVPPAAYAVARRWALGLQRADRDAVLHGRETGRIRRLPHGEFVEVHEPLSQERLHVLTQHEQYRPIGPGGTGDGGDPSAGSHPAQRLRARLSRRFYGEGAQITKPTEQEYKALTGDHRD, from the coding sequence ATGAGCGGCGGGAGTCAGGAACAGCCTGTGGGGCGAGGTCCCGCGGGAGAGAGGATTGCCGACTGGGCCTCCGTACGCCTGGGTATGCGGGGGCGGGTCAGGGAGAGAACGCGAAGGGCGTTCCCGGACCACTGGTCGTTCATGCTGGGCGAGATATGTCTCTACAGCTTTCTCGTCATCGTCGTCACCGGCGTGTATCTCACGCTGTTCTTCCATCCGTCGATGAAGGAAGTGACGTATCAGGGCAGTTACGCCCCGCTGCGGGGGCAGAGGGTGTCGGAGGCCTTCGACTCGACCCTGCACATATCCTTCGATGTACGGGGTGGCCTGCTCATCCGACAGGTCCACCACTGGGCGGCGCTGGTCTTCGTCGCCGCGATGCTGGTCCACATGATGCGCGTGTTCTTCACCGGAGCGTTCCGAAAGCCTCGTGAGCTCAACTGGGTTTTCGGTTTCCTGCTGTTGGTATTGGGAATGTTCGCGGGCCTGACGGGCTACGACCTTCCGGACGACCTGCTGTCCGGGACGGGCCTCGCGGTCGTGAACGGAACCATCCTCTCCCTTCCGATCGTCGGCACGTACCTCTCGATGTTCCTTTTCGGGGGCGAGTTCCCGGGCGACGACCTGGTCGCGCGTTTCAACACCCTTCACGTGCTGATCATCCCTGCCCTCATGGCGGGGCTTGTCGTCGCGCATGTGGTGCTGGCCCTCCGCCACCGGCACGCGCAGTATCCGGGTCCGGGGCGCAACAACCGCAACGTCGTGGGCCTTCCGCGCAGAGCGCGCGCCGTGAAGTCCGCGGGATACTTCTTCCTGGTGGCCGGCGGTCTCCTCCTCATGGGGGCGTTCGCGCAGATCAATCCCGTCTGGCAGTACGGGCCTCACCGCGCCGACCAGGTCTCGGCGGGGTCCCAACCCGACTGGTACATGGGTGTGGCGGACGGACTCCTGCGCGTCATGCCCGGCTGGGAAGTCGACCTCTGGGGCCACACTCTGGCCCTCGACAACCTGATCCCGCTGCTGGCCGGAGCGGGACTCTTCCTCGCCATGGGCGCGTACCCGTTCATCGAGGCCTGGGTGACGGGCGATCGCCGTGACCAGCATGTTCTCGACAGGCCACGCAACCGGCCGGTGCGGCTGGGCCTTGGTGCGGCGTGGATCGGTTTCTATCTGGTGGCCCTCATCGGAGCCGCGAACGACATCATCGCCATTCGCCTGCACGTCGGGGTCGAATCAGTGACGTGGGCGGTGCGCGTCGCTCTGTTCGTCGTGCCTCCCGCCGCCTACGCCGTGGCGCGTCGGTGGGCGCTCGGTCTCCAGCGCGCGGACCGCGACGCGGTCCTGCACGGGCGCGAGACCGGCAGGATCAGGCGTTTGCCGCACGGTGAGTTCGTCGAGGTGCACGAGCCGCTCAGCCAGGAACGACTGCACGTTCTCACCCAGCACGAGCAGTACCGGCCGATCGGTCCGGGCGGTACGGGCGACGGGGGAGACCCGAGTGCCGGATCGCACCCCGCCCAGCGACTGCGTGCACGGCTCAGCCGGCGTTTCTACGGCGAGGGCGCGCAGATCACCAAGCCGACGGAGCAGGAGTACAAGGCGCTCACCGGTGATCACCGGGACTGA
- a CDS encoding RNA polymerase subunit sigma, with product MDRASAVPLAELLDERRYLLDVACWMLGSAGAAERVVDETYRRWYGLPEAARGRIEVPRSWLAKTAGGICLGRLTGSGRLDTPGTAGSADGLRNAGRPAATLLADRAAHGVRVQRPRPVTAYQHDVLARAVREACAAQDAGLLVSLLAPDATALFDGGGKVRALARPVHGSRQVAASLLALLALRPRTTLTAHSVNGRTGLVARYDHQVAAVISLTVADRRITCVLIVLNPDKLRPWNRPPGSPG from the coding sequence ATGGATCGTGCTTCCGCGGTGCCGCTCGCGGAGTTGCTGGACGAGCGCCGCTATCTGCTGGACGTGGCCTGCTGGATGCTGGGCAGTGCCGGCGCGGCGGAGCGTGTGGTCGACGAGACGTACCGCCGGTGGTACGGGCTGCCGGAAGCGGCGCGGGGCCGTATCGAGGTGCCCCGGTCCTGGCTGGCGAAGACCGCGGGCGGTATCTGTCTCGGCCGGCTCACCGGATCCGGCCGGCTGGACACCCCTGGCACCGCGGGCTCGGCGGACGGGCTTCGGAACGCCGGACGTCCCGCGGCCACGCTCCTCGCCGACCGGGCGGCTCACGGCGTTCGCGTCCAACGCCCGCGGCCCGTCACGGCGTACCAGCACGATGTCCTCGCCCGAGCGGTCCGTGAGGCCTGTGCGGCGCAGGACGCCGGCCTGCTCGTGTCGCTCCTCGCCCCGGACGCCACGGCGCTCTTCGACGGCGGCGGCAAGGTCCGTGCACTGGCCAGGCCCGTGCACGGCAGCCGGCAGGTCGCGGCGAGCCTGCTGGCCCTCCTCGCCCTGCGCCCGCGCACCACGCTCACCGCCCACTCGGTCAACGGCCGCACGGGCCTGGTGGCCCGTTACGACCACCAGGTCGCCGCCGTCATCAGCCTCACCGTCGCCGACCGGCGGATCACGTGCGTCTTGATCGTCCTCAACCCCGACAAGCTCCGCCCCTGGAACCGCCCGCCCGGATCCCCCGGCTAA